The DNA region CGCAGGCCGCGGGGCTCGCCCGGGTCTAGCAAAGCAGGCCGACGCCGGGCCCCTTCCCGACGTCGCGTGCCGTCCCGCCGTCGGACTTAACACGGCCGCAATAACGGTGACATTCGGGTGAAACTGCCTGCCCGGAAAATGGACAGTGCCCCCTCCGGAGTTCCGTCATGGATTTCAGGAGAGGGGCACCACCCGGTCGTCCGCCTGGAAATCCAGCGGCTGCTGTCCCGGGACGGGTTCTGCCTTTATAGGGGTGCATGGATGCCAACGCCGTTGAACCAGAGTGTGGCGGATTCCGCGCTGCTCACCAGATCGCTCCCGCTGGGCCTTCTCCGGGCGTTCGTCCAGTCAGATGCCGCCGACGACGGGCTCACGCCCACGCTCCTCACGGAGCTGAAGGTCCTGGCCCGGGTGCCCGGCCTCCTGGTGGCGTGCAACTACGGCGGGACGCTGTGCGACGCCGAAGGCATTTCCACCGAGACTCTGCCCCTTGGCAGCGCAGCGATCGCGCTGCGCGCCCTGGCTGCCCTTCCCAACACTCATGCCGCCGTAATTTCCGGGCGCTCGCTGCGTGACCTTGCAGCGGTGTCACGCCTGCCGGCGGAAGTGCACCTGATCGGATCGCACGGCGCGGAGTCGGACATGGGCTTTGCCCACGTGCAGTCCCTGGCCACCGAAGCCGCCCTCCAGAAAGTGGCCACAGCCCTTTCCGAGGCTGTGGGCTTCCAGAAGGGCATCTGGATTGAACGCAAGCCCGTGGCCGTCTCCGTACACACCCGGCCGGCCACGCCCGACGTGGTGGAGGCCGTGACCGAAACCGCGCGCGAGATCGCCCGCGCTCACGGGCTGTTCTTCATCGTGGACGGTTCCGTCCTGGACCTGTCCGTGGTGGAACCGTCCAAGGCCGAGGCCCTTGAGAACCTCCGGTCACGGCTCGGGGCCAGCGCGGCGATCTACGCCGGGGATGCATACAGCGATGAGCTGGCAATCGGAACCCTCCGCGGCCCGGACATGGGCCTGCGCGTGGGTCCGGGCGAAACAGCCGCCTCGCACCGGCTGCGGGACCCGGAATCCTTCGCCCGGGTCCTCGCCATCCTCTTCGAACTGCGCCGAGCGTGGCTCTTCGGCGAGGATGCGGTGGGCCTTGAGCGGCACTCGATGATCGGCAACGGGTCCTCCACAGCCCTGGTCACGCCCGATGCCAAGATTTGCTGGATGAGCCATCCGCTGCCGGACTCGGGGTCCCTGTTCGCCCATATCCTGGGCGGGGACGCGGCGGGGCACTTCTCCGTGGAACCGGTCAAGGCTTCCCAGGTGCTGGGCCAGCGCTACGTGGACAGCACCATGATTGTGGAAACCAGGTGGGCGGACGTGACCGTGACGGACTACCTGGAACCGGCACCGGACGGCATCACCAGCCTGGTCCGGGTGCTCTCCGGCAGCGGAGCCGCCAGGGTCATCTTTGCGCCCAGGCCGGACTACGCCAACGCCCCGTTCAGCATGGAGGCGCGCGGTGACGAACTGCACGTGGTGGGTACGTCCGATCCCATCATTCTCCTGGCTCCCGGCGTCCGCTTCGCGATCGCCTCGGACGGCCGCCATGCCACGGCCACCGCCGTCGTCAATCTGCAGGACGGACCCGTGGTACTCAACATGCGCTGCGGTGATACAGAGCCGCAGACCGCCGACCCCGGCGGCGAAACCGAACGGCGCGCCGGAGTGGCCCATCATTCCCGCCGCTGGGTGCAGGAACTGGAGCTGCCCGGGGTGAAACCGTCCCTGGTGCGTCGCTCCGCGCTGGTGCTCCGCGCCCTGGTCCATGAACCAACGGGTGCCGTGCTTGCCGCTCCCACTACGTCCCTGCCGGAAGGGATCGGCGGAACCCGGAACTGGGACTACCGGTATTGCTGGCTGCGGGACGGTTCCATGACCGTGAACGCGTTGGTGGATCTTGGATCCACGGAGGAGGCGGCCGGATTCCTCAGCTGGCTGGGCCGGATCCTGGAGCACGCGCCCGGCCCGGAATGGCTGCATCCGCTGTATTCCGTCACGGGGGCGCCGCTGTCCACCGAGGCCGTCATCGACAGCCTGCCGGGCTATGCGGGCTCCCGACCCGTCCGGATCGGGAATGCCGCGGACCACCAGGTCCAGCTGGATGTGTTCGGCCCGATTGCCGAACTGATCCACGCCGTCAGCGAACGCGAGGACGGGCTCGCCGATGCCCACTGGGAGCTGATGGTGCAGATGGCTTCGGCCGTACTGGCCCGATGGCACGAGGCAGACCATGGCATCTGGGAGGCCCGGCGGGCACCCCGCCACCACGTTTACACCAAGGTGATGTGCTGGGTGACGCTGGACCGGGCGCTGCGCACCGCCGCCCGGCACGGCAGGGAGCCGGAACCCTCCTGGGAACCTACCGCCCGCACCATCCGGGACCAGGTCCTGCGCGAAGGCTGGGACGATTCGGCTTCGTCCTACACAGTCGCCTACGACAGCCCCGACCTGGATGCGGCTGTCCTGCACATCGGGCTGTCCGGTCTCCTGGACGTCAGCGACCAGCGCTTCCTGGACACCGTCACGGCGGTGGAACGCGAACTCCGGGTGGGGCCTACCGTTTTCCGGTACAGGTACGACGACGGTCTGCCGGGCTTGGAGGGCGGCTTCCACATCTGCACCACTTGGCTGATCGAGGCGTACGTTGCGGTGGGCAGGATCGAGGAGGCCTGGGACCTGTTCGATCAGCTGGTGAACCTCTTCGGACCCACCGGCCTGCTGCCCGAAGAATATGATCCCGGCACCGAGACGCACTTGGGGAACCATCCGCAGGCGTACTCCCACCTGGGATTCATCCGCTGCGCACGGATTCTGGACGCCCACCAGCCGGGGACAAGGAAGCCCTAAGTGCCTGCGGGCTTGGGGCGGCAGGGGCTGCCGTCAGGTCAGCAGCAGGGCGACACCGATCATCGCGGGCACCGCCACCACGGTGGTGATCAGCACGGTGTCCTTGGCTACGGTGAGCCCGGTCTGGTAGCGGCTGGCGGCAACAAAGACATTCTGCGCCGTGGGGAGCGCTGAGATGACCACCACGGCGAAAAGTGCGTGGCCTTCCAGCCCCAGGGCAAAACGCGCAAAGAGGTAGGCAACGGCCGGCTGCACCACGAGTTTGAAACCGCTGGCCAGCAGCGTATCCAAGCGTCTGCCCTCTGCTGCCTGCAGGGGCCGGGTGCCGTTCAGGCTCATGCCAAAGGCGATCAGCATGGCGGGAATCGCCGCGCCGCCAATCAGGTGGATGGGCTCCATGACCAGCTCCGGGACTTGCCAGCCGGTTCCGGCCACCACCAGGCCCAGGGCAGAGCCCACAATCATGGGGTTCCTGAGGACCATCAAGACAAAGCTCAGCGGGGTGGTGCGGTGCGAACTCGTGCTGGCATCCAGGATCATCAAGAACAGCGGGCTGAAGAACGCCAGCTGGAAGATCAGCAGGGGCGCCACATAGCTGGCATCCCCCAACACATAGATCGCAATCGGAATACCCAGGTTGGCGGAGTTGACCAGCGAAGCGGCCATCGACGACATCAAGGCCTCCGGCAGCGCGCGCTTCAACCAGAATTTTGTGATGGCGAAAAAGACCGTCGCGCTGGTGATTGCCGCCACCGCCGTCACCAGCAGCGGCTCAGCGAAGACCTCCTGCAGCCGTGCCTTGCTGAGGGTTTCGAACAGTAGCGCCGGGCTGGCCACAAAGAATGTCAGGGAGCTCAGGACCTGCCGCGCGTTCTCCCCAAGGATCCGGCGACGGCCCACGAACCAGCCCACCAGGATGATGCACCACACCACAAAAAAGCCCGCGAGCACGCCTAACAAGGAATAGCTCCAAAGGCGCAGCGGCAGTGGGGGTTAGGGCACACGCTCCGGACTACAGGGCGGCGTTGTTAAGCGCGAACGGGGGGCGCATCAGACCAGGGGTGAGGCCCTCGGCGGGATCGTTGCCCAGCTGGATGATCCTGTTGTTCTGGTCCACATGGACCACCCTCGGCTGGTAGGCCCTGGCTTCCTCGGTGGTCATCTCTGCATAGGTAATCAGGATGACAACGTCGTTCTCGTGGACCCGGTGGGCAGCGGGTCCGTTGATGCCGATGACACCCGAGCCGCGCTCGCCGGCGATGGTGTAGGTCTCGAGGCGGGCGCCGTTGGTCACGTCCACGATGGCCACGAGCTCGCCGGGAAGGATGTCGGCAGCATCCAGGAGGTCCAGGTCAACCGTGACCGAACCTACATAGTGCAGGTCGGCATGCGTGACCGTGGCCCGGTGGATTTTGGACTTGAACATTGTGCGATTCATAACCCGACCAGTCTAGCGCCGGGCTCCGGATCGCGCAGTGACGCAGGAAACACAGGCTCGGGGGTCGTCATGCGGCTGCCGGTACAGGTGCGATCTTCCTATTCGGAATCCGCGGTCCTGACCACGGACTCGGCGGGCTTTGCCACGGACTCGGCGGTGATGGCCAGGGTCTCGCGGACAGCCAGGATTGCAGGTCGCTGGGCGCTGGAGCGGCGCACGGACGTGAACACAGTCCGGCGCGGATTTCCCGGCAGGTCCAGCAGCTGCGCTGTGGTGCCGCGGCCGGTCCAGACCAGGTCCGGCATCAATCCGACGGCGTTTCCGGACTCGATGAGGCGGATCTGGGCCTGCAGGTCCGCCGTTTCAAAACGGACGTCCGGTTCGAAACCTGCGCTGCGGCAGGCTTGTTCTGCCCAGTGCCGGGACGCGGCGCCCCGCGGTTCCATGACCCAGGCCAGCCCAGCCGTATCCTCGATCGAGGCGATGGGGGCGCGGCCCGGGGCGTCCGGCGGAACGGCCAGCCTGATGGCGTCGGTGGTCAGCTTTAGGCGGTCCAGTTCCGGGTAGCGAGGTGCGGCGTGGCCCGGATACTGCTCGGCAATCACCAGGTCAAAGTCACGTGCCCATGTTTCATGCAGTGCGGTCTCCGGTTCACGCTGGATCATCTCGATCCGGACCTCCGGATACGCTGTGGCCATCAGGGAGAGGGTGTCCGGCATCAAGGCCAGGGCCGCGGACTGGAACACCGCAATCTTGACAGTTCCCGTGACCGTGGTCAGCGAGGCCGCCAGATCGGCCTCCGCCTGCTCCATGGTCTCGAGCAGCTGTGCGGTGTGGGCCACCAGGACTTCTGCCTGGGGGGTCAGCTGCACCCGGCGCCCGGTCTTCCGGAGCAGTTCCACGCCCACCTCTTTTTCCAGCAGGGCCAGCTGCTGGGATACCGACGACGGGCTGTACTGGAGTGCCTCCGCCACCTCAGCCAAGGTGCCCCGGATCTTTAATTCGCGGAGCAACCTGAGCCGGCGGACATCGAGCATGAGTATTCCTTACTGAATCTAATGAATATTGGTTAGAAGTAGTCACTTTATCTAATGCAAGCGCACTTGCATACTGTTGGAGTTGAGTTATCCCCGTCACAGGCCAAGCACAGGGAGTCGAGATGGGGCCCCACCCAAGCAGGAGTTCCTGATGAGTACAACCAAAGACATGACCCAGTCGATCATGAGGCGAAAGCCAATCGACGACATTGAAGAAGAAAATAAACACAGCGGGCTGTTCAAGTCCCTGGGACTGTGGCAACTCACGGCCATCGGCGTCGGCGGCATTATCGGCGTCGGGATATTCTCCCTCGCAGGACTGGTGGCGGCCGGCAATGAAACCACGCCGGGCGTGGGGCCCGCGGTGCTGATTTCGTTCCTGGTCGCCGGCCTGGCCTCGGCGGCGGCCGCCCTGTCCTACGCGGAGTTCGCGGGAATGATTCCCCGGGCCGGTTCCGCCTACACCTACGGCTATGTCGCCTTGGGCGAAGTGATCGGCTGGTTCATCGGCTGGGACCTCCTCCTCGAATACATCGCCATTGTGGCTGTGGTGGCCATCGGTATCTCCGGCTACTTCGATGCCTTCCTTTCCGGGATCGGTATCCACATGCCTATCTGGATGTCCTCCACGCCGGATGAGGGCAAGGGCGGCATCATTAACATCCCGGCGATCGTCGTCTGCCTGGTCGTGACCTGGATTTTGTCCCGTGGTACCAAGGCCTTCGGCCGGTTCGAACTGGTAGCCGTGGCCATCAAGGTCGTCCTGATTCTCTTCATCATCGGCCTGGGCATCTTCTACATCGATACCAACAACTACAACCCGTTCATGCCCAGCGGCTTTGGCCCGGTGCTGGCGGGCTCTGCGACCGTCTTCTTCGCTGTTTTCGGTTATGACGCTATGAGTACGGCAGCTGAGGAAGCCAAGGACGGCAAGAAGCACATGCCGAAGGCCATCGTCCTGTCCCTCATCATCGCGATGCTCCTTTACGTCGCAGCCACCCTGGTTCTGACCGGTATGCAGAACTACAAGGACATCGACCCCAAGGCCGGTTTTGCCTCGGCATTCACGGGTGTGGGCCTGCCGGTGATTGCCACTATCATCTCCGTCTTCGCGGTGCTTTCCATCCTGACCGTTATGCTGACCTTCCTCCTCGGCGTCACCCGCGTCTGGTTCTCCATGAGCCGTGATGGCCTGCTCCCGGGCTGGTTCTCCAAGACCGACCGGCACGGCACTCCACAGCGCGTCACCTGGATTGCCGGCATCGCCTCTGCACTGCTGGCAGGCGTGTTCCCGATCAAGGCCGTCGCGGACCTCACCAATATCGGCATTCTGGCCGCGTTTGTCGTCGTCTGCTTCTCTGTGATCGTGTTCCGCTACAAGAGGCCCGACGCCCCGCGTACCTTCCGCCTGCCCCTCATGCCAGTTATCCCCGCCTTTGGTGTGTTGGCATCGGCATTCCTGATGTTCCAGCTGCACTGGGAGACCTGGGCCCGGTTCGGCGTCTGGCTCGTAATCGGCCTGGCGATCTACTTCTTCTATGGTCGCAAGCACTCGCTGATGAATCCCAACAGCCCGCGCCACGAGGAGTTGGAGGAGATGCATCGCCCCGTCGGCTGACCCCTTCCCGGGACGCTCTCTCACCTTTCGCAGCTTTTTCCCGGGACGCTCTCTCACTTTTGGTGCGGGAATGATGAACCCTCTCTCACATCCTGTGAGGGAGGGTTCATCTGTTGTGATGGAAGTGAGAGAGGGTTGGCCCAAAAGGTGCAGGAAGTGAGAGAGCGTTCCGTGAAATGCCGCAGGAAGTGAGAGAGGGTTGGCCCAAAAGATGCAGGAAGTGAGAGAGCGTTGGCGGATTTTCCGAACGTTCGGACGGGGGATTAAATCATCGGTTTTTCTAACCTGTATTACTTAGAAAACATCGCTTTATCTTATGTGAATCGAGGCTCATACTGATGAATGAGACCCCCTCCGCACCAAGGAAAGTACGAGTACCGCCATGACGAACATTGCAATGAAGACCGGTGTGAATGCCGGACCGGCCAGCTCCACCCGGCGATCAGATGTGCCTCAGGCCCAGGCTCTCGCGGCGGACACCATCGCGCTGGTTCGCCACTGGTTGACCGAGGCTGCGAAGGTTCCGGTGGACGCCTCTGCAGAACAGCTTGCAGGCGTCCTCAAGGACCCCAACGGCCTGGACTTCACGGTGGGCTTTGTGGACGGCGTAGTCCGCCCTGACGACATTCACGTGGCTGCCCGCAACCTGGCGGCCTTGGCCCCCAAGGTTCCCGCGTTCCTTCCGTGGTACATGCGCAGTGCGGTCCGCGTCGGCGGCAGCATGGCACCCGTACTCCCGCAAGTTGTTATCCCCATCGCCCGCCGCGTGCTCCGCGAAATGGTGGGCCACCTCATCGTGGACGCCACCGACGCCAAGCTGGGTCCCGCCATCGCCAAGATCCGCAAGGAAGGCATCAAGCTCAACGTGAACCTCCTCGGCGAAGCCGTGCTGGGTGAGCACGAGGCCTCCCGCCGGCTCGAAGGAACCCACACACTGTTGTCCCGTCCGGACGTGGACTACGTCTCCATCAAGGTCTCCTCCACCGTGGCCCCGCACTCGCCCTGGGCCTTCGATGAGGCCGTGGCACACGTCGTGGAAAAGCTCACCCCACTGTTTGCCAAAGCCGCGTCCTACGCCGGCGGCGGACAGAAGGCCAAGTTCATTAACCTGGACATGGAGGAATACAAGGACCTGGACATGACCATCGCGGTCTTCACCCGGATCCTGGACAAGCCCGAGTTCAAGGACCTCGAGGCCGGAATCGTGCTGCAGGCCTACCTTCCGGACGCGCTCTCCGCCATGATCCGCCTCCAGGAGTGGGCCGCTGCCCGTCGCGCCGATGGCGGCGCCGCCATCAAGGTGCGTGTGGTCAAGGGCGCCAACCTGCCCATGGAACAGGTTGAGGCCTCCGTGCACGGCTGGCCGCTGGCTACCTGCAGCAGCAAGCAGGACTCGGATACCAACTACAAGCGCGTCATCAACTACTCGCTGCACCCGGAGCGGATCCGCAACATCCGGATCGGCGTGGCCGGCCACAACCTTTTTGACATCGCTTTTGCCTGGCTGCTGGCCAAGCAGCGGGGCGTCGAATCCGGCATCGAGTTCGAAATGCTCCTTGGTATGGCGCAGGGCCAGGCTGAAGCTGTGAAGAAGGACGTCGGCTCGCTGCTGCTGTACACCCCGGT from Arthrobacter pascens includes:
- a CDS encoding amino acid permease, which produces MTQSIMRRKPIDDIEEENKHSGLFKSLGLWQLTAIGVGGIIGVGIFSLAGLVAAGNETTPGVGPAVLISFLVAGLASAAAALSYAEFAGMIPRAGSAYTYGYVALGEVIGWFIGWDLLLEYIAIVAVVAIGISGYFDAFLSGIGIHMPIWMSSTPDEGKGGIINIPAIVVCLVVTWILSRGTKAFGRFELVAVAIKVVLILFIIGLGIFYIDTNNYNPFMPSGFGPVLAGSATVFFAVFGYDAMSTAAEEAKDGKKHMPKAIVLSLIIAMLLYVAATLVLTGMQNYKDIDPKAGFASAFTGVGLPVIATIISVFAVLSILTVMLTFLLGVTRVWFSMSRDGLLPGWFSKTDRHGTPQRVTWIAGIASALLAGVFPIKAVADLTNIGILAAFVVVCFSVIVFRYKRPDAPRTFRLPLMPVIPAFGVLASAFLMFQLHWETWARFGVWLVIGLAIYFFYGRKHSLMNPNSPRHEELEEMHRPVG
- the panD gene encoding aspartate 1-decarboxylase, translated to MNRTMFKSKIHRATVTHADLHYVGSVTVDLDLLDAADILPGELVAIVDVTNGARLETYTIAGERGSGVIGINGPAAHRVHENDVVILITYAEMTTEEARAYQPRVVHVDQNNRIIQLGNDPAEGLTPGLMRPPFALNNAAL
- a CDS encoding LysR family transcriptional regulator, which produces MLDVRRLRLLRELKIRGTLAEVAEALQYSPSSVSQQLALLEKEVGVELLRKTGRRVQLTPQAEVLVAHTAQLLETMEQAEADLAASLTTVTGTVKIAVFQSAALALMPDTLSLMATAYPEVRIEMIQREPETALHETWARDFDLVIAEQYPGHAAPRYPELDRLKLTTDAIRLAVPPDAPGRAPIASIEDTAGLAWVMEPRGAASRHWAEQACRSAGFEPDVRFETADLQAQIRLIESGNAVGLMPDLVWTGRGTTAQLLDLPGNPRRTVFTSVRRSSAQRPAILAVRETLAITAESVAKPAESVVRTADSE
- a CDS encoding AEC family transporter, with protein sequence MLGVLAGFFVVWCIILVGWFVGRRRILGENARQVLSSLTFFVASPALLFETLSKARLQEVFAEPLLVTAVAAITSATVFFAITKFWLKRALPEALMSSMAASLVNSANLGIPIAIYVLGDASYVAPLLIFQLAFFSPLFLMILDASTSSHRTTPLSFVLMVLRNPMIVGSALGLVVAGTGWQVPELVMEPIHLIGGAAIPAMLIAFGMSLNGTRPLQAAEGRRLDTLLASGFKLVVQPAVAYLFARFALGLEGHALFAVVVISALPTAQNVFVAASRYQTGLTVAKDTVLITTVVAVPAMIGVALLLT
- a CDS encoding trehalase-like domain-containing protein, with protein sequence MPTPLNQSVADSALLTRSLPLGLLRAFVQSDAADDGLTPTLLTELKVLARVPGLLVACNYGGTLCDAEGISTETLPLGSAAIALRALAALPNTHAAVISGRSLRDLAAVSRLPAEVHLIGSHGAESDMGFAHVQSLATEAALQKVATALSEAVGFQKGIWIERKPVAVSVHTRPATPDVVEAVTETAREIARAHGLFFIVDGSVLDLSVVEPSKAEALENLRSRLGASAAIYAGDAYSDELAIGTLRGPDMGLRVGPGETAASHRLRDPESFARVLAILFELRRAWLFGEDAVGLERHSMIGNGSSTALVTPDAKICWMSHPLPDSGSLFAHILGGDAAGHFSVEPVKASQVLGQRYVDSTMIVETRWADVTVTDYLEPAPDGITSLVRVLSGSGAARVIFAPRPDYANAPFSMEARGDELHVVGTSDPIILLAPGVRFAIASDGRHATATAVVNLQDGPVVLNMRCGDTEPQTADPGGETERRAGVAHHSRRWVQELELPGVKPSLVRRSALVLRALVHEPTGAVLAAPTTSLPEGIGGTRNWDYRYCWLRDGSMTVNALVDLGSTEEAAGFLSWLGRILEHAPGPEWLHPLYSVTGAPLSTEAVIDSLPGYAGSRPVRIGNAADHQVQLDVFGPIAELIHAVSEREDGLADAHWELMVQMASAVLARWHEADHGIWEARRAPRHHVYTKVMCWVTLDRALRTAARHGREPEPSWEPTARTIRDQVLREGWDDSASSYTVAYDSPDLDAAVLHIGLSGLLDVSDQRFLDTVTAVERELRVGPTVFRYRYDDGLPGLEGGFHICTTWLIEAYVAVGRIEEAWDLFDQLVNLFGPTGLLPEEYDPGTETHLGNHPQAYSHLGFIRCARILDAHQPGTRKP